A genome region from Sardina pilchardus chromosome 22, fSarPil1.1, whole genome shotgun sequence includes the following:
- the LOC134070709 gene encoding uncharacterized protein LOC134070709: protein MAVKSAKPKQRTMAEGVRSTLYKAISGELLDLSIFRVSEIYKEFNPVSAPTICTMGITCEVPLVDSALGLVQAGSPLSYQQPKARSRPVAHHDAPPCPDLPLAGCRLETSCSMFVFTEHQQLHFKSLEVTWEMAKKIEDATRGQSTSADWHRLRKPRLTSSHFGEICHAKPCTLDKMADRMLRGVRQTAAMKNLREAGPPCYSKMIKNTVIRLCYVCAGLCRKKYRLCR from the exons ATGGCTGTGAAGTCTGCCAAACCAAAGCAGAGGACCATGGCTGAGGGAGTAAG GTCCACACTGTACAAAGCCATCAGTGGGGAGTTGCTGGACCTGTCCATTTTCAGAGTGTCAGAGATCTACAAAGAGTTCAACCCTGTTTCTGCACCAACCATTTGTACAATGGGTATCACCTGTGAGGTGCCACTAGTGGACTCTGCACTCGGTTTGGTACAAGCAGGCAGTCCCTTGTCATACCAACAACCCAAGGCAAGAAGTCGCCCTGTTGCTCACCATGACGCTCCACCATGTCCAGATTTGCCATTGGCTGGCTGCAGACTGGAGACATCATGCAGTATGTTTGTTTTCACTGAGCATCAACAGCTGCACTTCAAGTCACTTGAGGTTACCTGGGAGATGGCTAAAAAAATAGAGGATGCAACTAGGGGTCAAAGTACATCAGCAGACTGGCATAGACTGAGGAAACCCAGACTCACTTCCTCACATTTTGGCGAAATATGCCATGCTAAACCATGCACCTTAGATAAGATGGCAGACCGGATGCTCAGAGGGGTCCGTCAGACAGCAGCAATGAAGAACCtgcgtgaagctggccccccatgttattcaaaaatgattaaaaacactgttattcgtttgtgctacgtttgtgccggtttgtgccgtaaaaagtatcgtttgtgccgttaa